A genomic region of Oryza glaberrima chromosome 1, OglaRS2, whole genome shotgun sequence contains the following coding sequences:
- the LOC127769063 gene encoding EPIDERMAL PATTERNING FACTOR-like protein 8 isoform X2, with the protein MASSGGRWRRSGSSMLKLVVALCFFAVAISLCCVCFSSGCGGSGCGGFRRRAVLLRLDFRTRATAYFGANQDHSSSGRRWRRLLAEGPGSYPPRCTAKCGACVPCYPVHVAVPPGVPVTTEYYPEAWRCKCGNRLYMP; encoded by the exons ATGGCGAGCTCGggggggaggtggaggcggagcggcaGTTCCATGCTAAAGCTGGTGGTGGCCTTGTGCTTCTTCGCTGTGGCCATCTCCCTGTGTTGCGTCTGCTTCAGCTCGGGTTGCGGTGGCAGTGGCTGTGGTGGATTCAGGCGGCGCGCTGTGCTGCTCCGTTTAG ATTTCCGGACACGAGCAACAGCATATTTTGGCGCTAATCAG GATCACAGCTCGAGCGggcgtcgatggcggcggctgctggcggAGGGCCCGGGGTCGTACCCGCCGCGGTGCACGGCCAAGTGCGGCGCCTGCGTCCCGTGCTACCCGGTGCACGTCGCCGTGCCGCCCGGCGTCCCGGTCACCACCGAGTACTACCCGGAGGCGTGGCGGTGCAAGTGCGGCAACCGGCTCTACATGCCATGA
- the LOC127757326 gene encoding probable thiamine biosynthetic bifunctional enzyme, chloroplastic, with the protein MAACVVHAGGSDGGIQAHIKACAALGAICSSVVTAYNTIVVQGVSVTLKPWLPERIKAIGDTSKFCAIMQRSAIDEKRFNLFMTKVSMRKCCNSHIT; encoded by the exons ATGGCCGCATGTGTTGTTCATGCTGGTGGCAGCGATGGCGGCATCCAGGCCCACATCAAGGCCTGCGCCGCGCTGGGAGCAATCTGCTCCTCCGTTGTCACCGCATATAACACCATAGTCGTTCAG GGTGTTTCAGTGACACTGAAACCATGGTTGCCTGAGAGGATTAAAGCCATAG GGGATACCTCAAAATTCTGTGCCATTATGCAAAGGAG TGCTATAGATGAGAAAAGATTCAATTTGTTCATGACGAAGGTATCTATGAGAAAATGCTGCAATTCTCATATCACCTAA
- the LOC127769029 gene encoding CBL-interacting protein kinase 11, whose protein sequence is MMDGRSILMGRYEVGKQLGQGTFAKVYYARNLTTGQAVAIKMINKDKVMKVGLMEQIKREISIMRLVKHPNVLQLFEVMASKSKIYFVLEYAKGGELFNKIAKEGKLSEDSARRYFHQLINAVDYCHSRGVYHRDLKPENLLLDENENLKVSDFGLSALAESKRQDGLLHTTCGTPAYVAPEVLSRKGYDGAKADVWSCGVILFVLVAGYLPFHDPNLIEMYRKICRADFRCPRYFSAELKDLIHKILDSDPSTRISIPRIKRSTWYRKPVEINAKNSEAATTNSISSGVATTSGSAECSISEENQGSLSLPNLNAFDIISLSTGFNLSGFFEDTHGHQEERFTTRQPVTTVLGKLKELAKRLKLKVKKKDNGVLRLAAPKEGKKGFLELDAEIFEVTPSFLLVELKKTNGDTMEYRKLVKEDIRPALKDIVWVWQGDEHLNSQSILQGEQQQSPLPPELPQDQLQPSLPQQEKQDMPEPPLLPQVPQEEVQTSIPAEQTKN, encoded by the coding sequence ATGATGGATGGGAGGTCAATCTTGATGGGCCGTTATGAGGTTGGGAAGCAATTAGGACAAGGAACATTTGCAAAGGTGTATTATGCACGAAATCTTACTACTGGCCAAGCTGTTGCCATAAAGATGATCAACAAGGATAAGGTCATGAAAGTTGGGCTAATGGAGCAAATAAAGAGGGAGATTTCAATTATGAGATTGGTGAAACATCCAAATGTTCTTCAGTTATTTGAGGTTATGGCTAGCAAGAGCAAGATTTATTTTGTTCTGGAGTATGCTAAAGGTGGTGAGCTTTTCAACAAAATTGCTAAGGAGGGAAAGCTCAGTGAGGATTCTGCGAGGAGATATTTCCACCAATTGATCAATGCAGTTGACTATTGCCATAGTCGAGGTGTTTATCATCGTGACTTAAAGCCTGAAAATCTGCTCCTGGATGAGAATGAAAACCTTAAAGTCTCAGATTTTGGTTTAAGTGCCCTGGCTGAGTCCAAGAGGCAAGATGGTCTCCTGCATACTACATGTGGAACTCCAGCTTATGTTGCTCCTGAAgttcttagcaggaaaggctatgaTGGTGCAAAGGCAGATGTATGGTCTTGTGGAGTAATTTTGTTTGTGCTTGTGGCTGGTTACCTTCCTTTCCATGATCCAAATTTGATAGAGATGTACAGAAAGATTTGCAGAGCAGACTTCAGATGCCCTCGTTACTTTTCTGCTGAGCTGAAGGATCTTATACATAAAATCCTTGATTCAGATCCAAGTACTAGGATTTCTATCCCAAGGATAAAGAGAAGTACTTGGTACAGAAAACCAGTTGAAATAAATGCTAAAAACAGTGAGGCAGCCACAACAAACAGCATCTCTTCAGGTGTAGCTACAACCTCAGGTTCTGCAGAGTGCAGCATTTCTGAGGAAAATCAAGGGTCCTTAAGCCTCCCAAACCTGAATGCATTTGACATAATTTCTCTCTCAACAGGGTTTAATCTATCTGGGTTTTTTGAGGATACGCATGGTCACCAGGAAGAACGTTTTACCACTAGGCAGCCTGTGACAACAGTACTTGGAAAGCTGAAGGAATTGGCCAAACGCCTGAAACTAAAAGTTAAGAAGAAGGATAATGGAGTTTTGAGATTGGCAGCACCaaaggaaggaaagaagggcTTTCTTGAACTTGATGCAGAGATTTTTGAGGTCACCCCTTCATTCCTCTTAGTTGAGTTGAAAAAGACCAACGGGGATACTATGGAGTATCGAAAGCTGGTCAAAGAAGATATAAGGCCAGCACTCAAGGATATTGTTTGGGTGTGGCAAGGTGATGAGCACCTGAACTCACAATCTATCCTGCAAGGAGAGCAGCAGCAGTCCCCATTGCCACCAGAGCTACCACAGGATCAGTTGCAACCATCATTGCCACAACAGGAGAAGCAGGACATGCCTGAACCACCGTTGTTGCCACAAGTACCACAAGAAGAAGTGCAAACATCTATCCCCGCAGAACAAACAAAGAATTAG
- the LOC127769063 gene encoding uncharacterized protein LOC127769063 isoform X1 yields MASSGGRWRRSGSSMLKLVVALCFFAVAISLCCVCFSSGCGGSGCGGFRRRAVLLRLDFRTRATAYFGANQQDHSSSGRRWRRLLAEGPGSYPPRCTAKCGACVPCYPVHVAVPPGVPVTTEYYPEAWRCKCGNRLYMP; encoded by the exons ATGGCGAGCTCGggggggaggtggaggcggagcggcaGTTCCATGCTAAAGCTGGTGGTGGCCTTGTGCTTCTTCGCTGTGGCCATCTCCCTGTGTTGCGTCTGCTTCAGCTCGGGTTGCGGTGGCAGTGGCTGTGGTGGATTCAGGCGGCGCGCTGTGCTGCTCCGTTTAG ATTTCCGGACACGAGCAACAGCATATTTTGGCGCTAATCAG CAGGATCACAGCTCGAGCGggcgtcgatggcggcggctgctggcggAGGGCCCGGGGTCGTACCCGCCGCGGTGCACGGCCAAGTGCGGCGCCTGCGTCCCGTGCTACCCGGTGCACGTCGCCGTGCCGCCCGGCGTCCCGGTCACCACCGAGTACTACCCGGAGGCGTGGCGGTGCAAGTGCGGCAACCGGCTCTACATGCCATGA